The nucleotide window AGTTCGCCCTCGCCGCCCGCTCGGCGGGCATCCGCCCGCTGTTCGGCGTCGACCTGGCCGTCGACCCGGTGGCCGGCGGCGAGCCCGGTGAGTCCGGGCGCACCCGCGCCGCCGACCTGCACCGCGCCCGCCACCCGGCCGGCCGCCGGGCGCCGGCGCGCGGCGGGGCCAGCGTCGACCCGCGGCTGCCCCGGGTCACCTTCCTCGCCAAGGACGGCGCCGGCTGGCGGTCGCTGTGCCGGCTGACCAGCGCCACCCACCTCGCCGGCACCCGCGGTGAGCCGGTCAGCTCGCTGACCCTGGCCGGGGAGCACGCCACCGGCCTGCTGGCGGTGCTCGGGCCCGGCTCCTCGGTCGGCCGGGCACTGGCCGACGGTCGCGCCGACCTCGCCCGGGCCCGGCTGGCCGCCTGGCGGTCGGTGTTCGGCCCCGGCCAGCTGGTGGTCGAGATCGTGCACCACCGCGGGCAGGGCGACCGCTCCCGCGCGCAGGCGCTGTTGGCGCTGGCCACCGAGGCCGGTGTGCCGGCGGTGCTCACCAACGCGGTCCGCTACGTCGACGCCTTCGACGCGCCCACCGCCGACGTCCTCGACGCCGCCCGCCGGCTGGTGCCGCTGGGGGAGCGGCACGTCGACCGGCGCACCGCCGAGGGCCACCTGAAGTCGGGCAAGGAGATGGCCGAGGTCGCCGAGGACATCGCCGGCCCCGACCGCGACGTCGCCCTGCGGCTGATGGAGACCACCGCCCGGATCGCCGAGCAGTGCGCCGTCGACGTCCGCGAGGACCTCGGCATCGGCACCGTGCGCTACCCCGAGCTCGACGTGGTCACCACCGCCGCCGAGCGCGGCATGGGCCCCGCACAGGTGCTGCGGGCCCGGTGCGAGGCCGGCTTCGGCCGGCGGGGGATGACCCCCTCGGGTGCGGTGCGCGAGCGGCTGGAGTCCGAGCTGGGGGTGATCGAGCAGCTGGGCTACCCGTCCTACTTCCTCACCGTCGCCGACGTCGTCGCCCTGATCAAGGAGCTGCGGGTGCGGGCCGCGGCCCGCGGCTCGGGCGCCGGCAGCCTGGTCACCTACCTGCTGGGCATCTCCGACGTCGACCCGATCCGCTACGGCCTGCTGATGGAGCGCTTCCTCTCCCCGCTGCGCCACCAGCTGCCCGACATCGACATCGACGTGGAGTCCGCCCGGCGGATGGAGGTCTACGACGCGGTGATCGACCGCTTCGGGGCGCACCGGGTCAGCTGCATCTCGATGATGGACACCTACCGGGTGCGGCACGCCATCCGCGACGTCGGTGCCGCGCTCGGGCTGCCGCCGGCCGAGGTCGACGCGGTGGCCAAGGCGTTCCCGCACATCCGGGCCAACCAGGTGCACGCCGCGCTGCGCGACCTGCCGGAGCTGCGGGCCAGCCGGATGGGCTCCAAGCGGGGTGGCGGCAACGGTGACCTCGACCTGATGTTCGACCTGGTCGCCCGGCTCGACGGGCTGCCCCGGCACATCGCGCTGCACCCGTGCGGGGTGCTGCTGTCCGACGCGACGCTGCTGGACCGCACGCCGGTCGAGAGCAGCTACCTGGGCTACCCGATGAGCCAGTTCGACAAGGACGACGTCGAGGAGCTGGGGCTGCTCAAGCTCGACCTGCTCGGCATCCGGATGCAGTCGGCGATCGCCCACGCCATGGACGAGGTGGCGCGCGTCGACGGCGAGGAGCTCGTCATCGACGAGGTGCCGCGCGACGACCCGACCACCTTCGAGCTGATCCGCAGCACCCGCACGCTGGGCATGTTCCAGATCGAGTCACCGGGGCAGCGGGAGCTGGTCGGCAAGTTCGGTCCGCAGACCTTCGAGGACCTCATCGTCGACATCTCGCTGTTCCGCCCGGGGCCGGTG belongs to Modestobacter sp. L9-4 and includes:
- a CDS encoding DNA polymerase III subunit alpha; the encoded protein is MSDPFVHLHVASGYSMRHGANHPADLVTRAVDHGMGALALTDRDGLYGAVKFALAARSAGIRPLFGVDLAVDPVAGGEPGESGRTRAADLHRARHPAGRRAPARGGASVDPRLPRVTFLAKDGAGWRSLCRLTSATHLAGTRGEPVSSLTLAGEHATGLLAVLGPGSSVGRALADGRADLARARLAAWRSVFGPGQLVVEIVHHRGQGDRSRAQALLALATEAGVPAVLTNAVRYVDAFDAPTADVLDAARRLVPLGERHVDRRTAEGHLKSGKEMAEVAEDIAGPDRDVALRLMETTARIAEQCAVDVREDLGIGTVRYPELDVVTTAAERGMGPAQVLRARCEAGFGRRGMTPSGAVRERLESELGVIEQLGYPSYFLTVADVVALIKELRVRAAARGSGAGSLVTYLLGISDVDPIRYGLLMERFLSPLRHQLPDIDIDVESARRMEVYDAVIDRFGAHRVSCISMMDTYRVRHAIRDVGAALGLPPAEVDAVAKAFPHIRANQVHAALRDLPELRASRMGSKRGGGNGDLDLMFDLVARLDGLPRHIALHPCGVLLSDATLLDRTPVESSYLGYPMSQFDKDDVEELGLLKLDLLGIRMQSAIAHAMDEVARVDGEELVIDEVPRDDPTTFELIRSTRTLGMFQIESPGQRELVGKFGPQTFEDLIVDISLFRPGPVKSDMVTPFLMARNGWRDPVYLHPALQPALEETAGVVVFHEQVLQIVSVMTGCDLASADEVRRALGEKDAHAEVKAWFAPRALEEGYDVEVVEKVWEVLVAFGSFGFCKAHAAAFALPTYQSAWLKTHHTAAFLAGVLTHDPGMYPKRLILDDARNFGVAVLGLDVNASAGSYRIERVDGGGAHDGPADPDPEPDEDGGVELVPRPPWMPAAMPEPGRYGIRLSLADVKGINDEELARIVEGQPYRSLTDFWNRAKVSRPVVERLVLAGGFDSIYGFGVRDSEGGRPARRREQLTRRDLLLQIGELDRWSRSGARASSTGQLGLDLFGADSGAEPGLFDVGEAGEDTGQPEFVSSGLPEFTDAERVRAELEVLGLDASRHVIEFYRPFLAALGAVPAADLLQCRSGAEVLVAGVKVATQTPPIRSGKRVVFVTLDDGTGCADSTFFEDVQGPYASTVFHSWLLVVRGVMRRTGPRGVSMRATGAWELPALHEAWEAGGMAAVAELMATPGEYTEQAISGAAASYGPRPVVVRPVLVHPTGFRMSPYADIKPAGDDAATAIRRAAAEPPRKLWHSSPGSSGH